One region of Culex pipiens pallens isolate TS chromosome 2, TS_CPP_V2, whole genome shotgun sequence genomic DNA includes:
- the LOC120414059 gene encoding uncharacterized protein LOC120414059, whose amino-acid sequence MTPKKRYVRSNSVKLKELKRRMATILGSAEQIKVFEANYTADQANQLAIRIEMLDELWKQYSEVQEEIELLEDLSGEEISEERLVFQNKYVELKALLVSKLPNLSVNTEPTRVASNSASIVSQSVRLPEIQIPKFDGNPELWIEFRDTFKSLIHANPNLTAIQKLHYLKDALIGEAHSSVANLEMSTEGYNIGWKLVEKRHNDTNFLIKRHISALFAIAPIKKESSALLMDLADQFDRHVSILNKLEKTEEHWNSVLVEALSRRLDTTTLKEWEKDCKEGERPDFDALVTFIRKQARTLQSVKMSHTPTATQETKIVVKSRSTNNFMIAEAAHKCPMCKAAHYLYECDQFNKLSPRHCFNIAKKYKLCINCLRGHHLAKNCNSSNCKSCGQRHHTLLHLPPAVDGNSYNSNQRTTFTAFGQQVENPQVQTQMYCPPHLMGGVSGARHPNTIDSFVPGTIETPFAHVAQSNQTPSHTNYSAYSAILSEGKPAQNHYNEQHKIRSANRAAEDSSGVLDTSRAKTEVFLATAIVRVEDRDGTNHFARVVLDSCSQCNFISEAVATKLRLRRTKTNTEVAGIGPGKVRVTESVTVKLRSRTRAFETSVVCLIIAKIPAILPSQNIDIRDWQVPRDVKLADPKFNISAGVDILLGAELFFSLLLSQQCKINVGYPLLQETVFGHIVSGMYAGRGANPSLCIISSASGLDAILERFWQVDDFDRGRALSLDDRWCEDHFNRTVSRRDDGRYVVRLPIREDRRPFLGDSYNLAQRRFLANERRFGYDQQLRDDYLRFMDEYAELGHLEPGLRTGNAAYRPRFLETMDSGLRSSFASTSKMAPRHSKPSGRRVSFVETREPSAVAMEHRTNNRHTSGQRRQVQGGRRPHHKGNLPACRSRSMPAANRNREQQIRKPSPAPDAAPDKPARTVKLSEARFKETDEAESE is encoded by the exons ATGACTCCAAAGAAGAGATATGTGCGGAGCAATTCCGTCAAGTTAAAAGAATTGAAGAGGCGGATGGCCACGATCCTAGGTTCAGCGGAACAAATCAAAGTATTCGAGGCCAATTACACGGCCGACCAAGCAAATCAACTAGCAATTAGAATCGAAATGCTTGATGAGCTTTGGAAGCAGTACTCGGAGGTACAAGAAGAAATAGAGCTTCTAGAGGACCTTTCGGGTGAAGAAATTTCTGAAGAACGATtagtatttcaaaacaaatacgtTGAATTAAAAGCACTACTTGTTAGTAAGTTACCGAATCTATCGGTAAATACGGAGCCCACTCGCGTGGCTTCAAATTCGGCGAGCATCGTGTCGCAATCGGTACGTCTGCCCGAGATCCAAATTCCCAAGTTCGACGGGAATCCGGAATTGTGGATCGAATTTCGTGACACATTTAAATCACTCATTCATGCAAACCCAAATCTAACAGCTATCCAAAAGTTGCACTATTTAAAAGATGCACTAATTGGTGAGGCTCATTCGTCCGTAGCCAATCTTGAGATGTCGACGGAAGGTTATAATATCGGGTGGAAATTAGTTGAAAAGCGACACAACGATACTAACTTTTTGATCAAAAGACACATTTCTGCTTTATTTGCGATAGCACCAATTAAAAAAGAGTCTTCTGCTCTGTTGATGGACCTCGCTGATCAATTCGATCGTCACGTCAGCATACTTAATAAGCTAGAAAAAACAGAAGAACATTGGAACTCTGTACTAGTTGAAGCTTTGAGCAGACGTTTAGATACTACTACATTGAAGGAGTGGGAAAAAGATTGCAAAGAAGGCGAACGTCCTGATTTCGACGCTTTAGTCACATTTATTCGCAAACAAGCGCGTACGTTACAGTCAGTAAAAATGTCTCACACACCGACAGCTACACAAGAGACCAAGATCGTAGTAAAATCAAGGTCCACAAACAACTTTATGATCGCTGAGGCAGCGCACAAATGTCCGATGTGCAAAGCAGCTCATTATTTGTATGAGTGCGATCAGTTTAACAAACTTTCACCAAGACATTGCTTTAATATCGCCAAAAAGTACAAACTGTGTATCAACTGTTTACGTGGACATCACCTCGCCAAGAACTGCAACTCCTCTAACTGCAAATCTTGTGGACAAAGGCACCACACCCTATTGCATCTACCGCCAGCTGTCGATGGTAATAGTTACAACAGCAATCAGCGAACTACATTTACAGCGTTTGGGCAACAGGTAGAAAATCCACAAGTACAAACACAAATGTATTGTCCTCCTCATTTGATGGGGGGAGTGTCGGGGGCTCGACACCCcaatactattgattcttttgtCCCTGGGACAATAGAAACCCCTTTTGCACATGTAGCTCAGTCCAACCAAACCCCAAGCCACACAAACTACTCGGCTTATTCGGCAATTCTCAGCGAAGGGAAACCTGCACAGAACCACTACAACGAACAGCACAAGATTAGATCAGCTAACCGTGCAGCAGAAGACTCATCGGGAGTTCTGGACACGTCGCGGGCAAAGACAGAGGTCTTCCTCGCAACCGCAATCGTGCGGGTAGAAGATCGTGACGGGACGAATCACTTCGCGCGCGTGGTGTTAGATAGTTGTTCTCAGTGCAATTTTATATCGGAAGCGGTCGCCACCAAGTTACGATTACGGCGGACCAAGACAAATACGGAAGTCGCGGGAATCGGTCCGGGTAAAGTGCGTGTTACGGAATCGGTCACTGTGAAGCTTCGCTCGCGGACTCGCGCTTTCGAAACGTCGGTCGTTTGCCTCATTATTGCCAAAATTCCGGCAATTTTACCGAGCCAGAATATCGATATTCGCGACTGGCAGGTTCCGCGTGACGTGAAATTGGCTGATCCGAAATTCAACATTAGTGCGGGTGTGGACATTTTACTCGGGGCCGAACTCTTCTTCTCGTTATTGCTTAGCCAgcaatgtaaaataaatgttggaTATCCACTCTTACAGGAAACTGTGTTTGGACATATCGTGTCAGGGATGTACGCGGGGCGTGGAGCAAACCCATCGCTGTGCATAATCAGCAGTGCCAGCGGGCTGGATGCCATCCTAGAGCGATTCTGGCAAGTGGACGACTTTGACCGCGGTCGAGCGCTGTCGCTAGACGATAGGTGGTGTGAGGATCACTTTAATCGCACGGTTTCGCGTCGGGATGACGGGCGTTACGTGGTACGGTTACCAATCCGCGAAGATCGAAGACCTTTTCTCGGTGACTCGTATAATCTAGCCCAGCGTCGGTTCCTGGCTAACGAGCGCAGATTTGGATACGACCAGCAGCTTCGCGACGACTACCTGCGATTTATGGACGAATATGCTGAACTCGGACACTTGGAACCGGGCTTACGCACAG GAAATGCGGCGTACCGTCCAAGATTTTTGGAAACGATGGACTCGGGATTACGTTCATCATTTGCATCAACGTCCAAAATGGCACCAAGGCACTCGAAACCCTCAGGTCGGCGAGTTAGTTTTGTTGAAACAAGAGAACCTTCCGCCGTTGCAATGGAACATCGGACGAATAACCGCCACACATCCGGGCAGAGACGGCAGGTGCAGGGTGGTCGACGTCCGCACCACAAGGGGAACTTACCGGCGTGCCGCAGCAGAAGTATGCCTGCTGCCAATCGAAACCGAGAGCAGCAAATTAGAAAACCCAGCCCAGCACCAGATGCAGCTCCCGACAAGCCAGCCCGAACTGTAAAATTGTCAGAAGCTCGGTTCAAGGAGACTGATGAAGCAGAAAGTGAGTAA